The genome window GACATCGCGCTGACCCGCGACAACGCCGTCGAGCGGCTGAAGGCCGGCCTGCCGACCCGCCGCATCGAGGCGTGGCACTATACGGATTTGCGCCGGCTTCTCGCCACGGTGCCGGCGTTCGATCCCGCGGCCAAGCCCGAGGCGCCGCGCGCGCTGATCGAGGGCTCGTCCGTGCTGCGCGTCGCCAATGGCGAGGCGCTGCCTGCGCCGCGGATCGAGGGCGTCGAGATCGTGCCGTTCGGCGCGCTGCTGACGGCGGGCGACGCCCGCGCCGCGATGGCCCCGGTCGACCGGGACGACGCCATCGGCGCGATCAACGCCGCCTTCGCCGCCGACGGCTTCGGCCTGACAATCGCTGACAATGCGCAGATTTCCTCGCCGATCGAGATCCAGAACCTGCAAGCCGGCGGGCAGGTCCATGCCCGCTTCCCGGTCACGGTCGGCGCGGGCGCGAAGGCCACCGTCATCGAGCGGCAGGCCGGCTCGGGCGCGGCGCTGATCAGCTCCGTCTCCTCGCTCGACCTCGGCGAGGGCGCCGAAATTCTCTGGATCATCGTCCAGGAGCAGGCCGAGACGGCGACCCATCTCGGCCAGTTCAACGCCACGCTCGGCAAGGACGCGAAGCTCACCCTGTTCATCATGAATGCGGGCGGCAAGCTGGTGCGCCAGGAAGTGCGCGTCGACGCCGCCGGCGAGGGCTCGGACTTCCAGCTTCGCGGCGTCAACCTGCTCGGCGGCGAGACCCATTGCGACGTGACCATGGTGCTCGACCATTCGGCGCCGCACACGACCTCGACCGAGATCGTCCGCAACGTCGCGACCGACCGCGCGCACGGTGTGTTCCAGGGGCAGATCAGGGTCGCCCAGATCGCGCAGAAGACCGACGCGCGCATGGCTTGCAACACGCTGCTCCTGTCGGACGATTCCGAGTTCTCGACCAAGCCGGAGCTGGAGATCTTCGCCGACGACGTCGCCTGTGGCCACGGCGCGACGGTGACGGAGATCGACCGCGACCATCTGTTCTACCTTATGGCGCGCGGCGTCGACGAGAAGCAGGCGCGCGGGCTCCTGATCAAGGCGTTCCTCGCCGAGATCGTCGAGGAGCTGGAGGACGAGGCGCTGGTGGCGGCGCTCGAGGACAAGCTCGACCAGTGGTTCGCCACGCACGGATGATCGGTGGCGCAGATGGACCAGATCGTGGAGCATGCGGCCTATGACGTCGAGGCAGTGCGCCGGGATTTCCCGATCCTGTCGCGCACCGTCTACGGCAAGCCGCTCGTCTATCTCGACAACGGCGCGTCGGCCCAGAAGCCGCAGGTCGTGATCGACACGGTCGCCCACGCCTATTCCAACGAATACGCCAACGTCCATCGCGGCCTGCATTTCCTGTCGAACGCCGCGACCGACGCCTATGAGCGTTCGCGCGAGACGGTGCGCCGCTTCCTCAACGCGGGAAGCGTTGACGAGATCGTCTTCACCCGCTCGGCCACCGCCTCGATCAACACCGTGGCCTATGGCTGGGGCATGCCCAATATCGGCGCCGGCGACGAGATCGTCCTGTCGATCATGGAGCACCACTCCAACATCGTGCCGTGGCATTTCATCCGCGAGCGGCAGGGCGCCAAGCTGGTGTGGGCGCCGGTGGACGACGAGGGCGTCTTCCATCTCGACGCGTTCGAGAAATGCCTGACGGAGCGGACGAAGCTCGTCGCGATCGCCCACATGTCGAACGCGCTCGGCACGGTGACGCCGGTGAAGGAGATCGTCCGCATCGCCCATGCGCGCGGCATCCCGGTGCTGGTCGATGGCAGCCAGGCGGCCGTCCACATGCCGGTGGATGTTCAGGACCTCGGCTGCGACTGGTACGTCTTCACCGGCCACAAGGTCTACGGCCCGTCCGGCATCGGCGTCCTATACGGCCGCAAGGACCGGCTGGCCGAGATGCGGCCCTTCGAGGGCGGCGGCGAGATGATCGAGACCGTCACCGAGGAGACGGTGACCTATAACGAGCCGCCGCACCGCTTCGAGGCCGGCACGCCGCCGATCGTGCAGGCGATCGGGCTGGGCGCGGCGCTGGAATACATGGAGCGGATCGGCCGCGAGCGCATCGCCGCGCACGAGGCGGAGCTGACGGCCTACGCGCATGAGCGGCTGCGCGCGATCAATTCGCTGCGCATCTTCGGCAACGCGCCGGGCAAGGGGGCCATCGTCTCCTTCGAGCTCGAGGGCATCCACGCCCATGACGTGTCGATGCTGATCGATCGCTCGGGCGTCGCCGTGCGCGCCGGCACTCATTGCGCCCAGCCGCTGCTGAAGCGTTTCGGCGTGACCTCGACCTGCCGCGCCTCGTTTGCGATGTATAATACCAGGGCCGAGATCGATGTTCTGGCCGAGGCGCTGGAAAAAGCGCGAGGATTTTTCGGATGACGACGATGGACGAGACCCGCAACGACACAGAGGACGCCGGCGCGCCGGCCGATTCGGTCTTCTCCGCCTCGGCGATCCCCGAGGACGAGCTGGTACGGCTGACCGACGACATCATCGGCGCGCTGAAGACGGTCTACGACCCGGAGATCCCGGCCGACATCTACGAGCTCGGCCTGATCTACCGCATCGACATCGAGGACGACCGCTCGGTCAAGATCGACATGACGCTGACCGCGCCGGGCTGCCCGGTCGCCGGCGAGATGCCGGGCTGGGTCGAGAACGCGGTCGGCGCGGTAGAGGGCGTGTCGGGCGTCGCGGTGAAGATGACGTTCGACCCGCCATGGAGCCCGGACCGCATGTCCGAGGAGGCCCGCGTCGCGGTCGGCTGGTACTGACCCGTCTTGTGACGACCGTCTTGCGCTCCGGCGCAATCTCTCCCATCTTGATGGGGGAACGACCATTGCGCCGGCCTTGAACCGGCGGCTTTTGGAGAAGGCGATGAGCAGGTTCCAGGTGATGACGATGACCGACGCCGCGGCGGCGCGCGTGCGCGAGATCGTGGCCAGCCGCGCGGGCGCGCTCGGCCTCCGCGTCGGCGTCAAGAAGGGCGGCTGCGCCGGCATGGAATACACGGTCGACCTCGTGACCGAGCCGGTCGCGGGCGAGGACCACATCGAGCGCGAGGGCGCGGAGGTCTGGATCGCGCCGGCGGCCGTGCTGTTCCTGCTCGGTACCGAGATGGACTTCGAGACGACGAAGCTCAGGACCGGCTTCACCTTCCGCAACCCGAACCAGTCGTCGGCCTGCGGCTGCGGCGAATCGGTGGAGCTGAAGCCGGCGGACCTGAAGGCGCTGGCCGAGGCGCGCGCCGCCGCCGACGCCGCCTGAGCGCCGGGCGGCGCGATGCCCACCCCGATCCGCGTTTCCGGGGGAACTCCCATGACCGCACCGTCCGAATTGCGCGTGTCGAAGGACCGACGGCTGCTTGCCGTGACCTTTCCGGGCGAGCCCCCGTTCGAGTTCACGGCCGAGCTGCTGCGCGTCCTGTCGCCCTCGGCCGAGGTGCAGGGCCACTCGCCCGAGCAG of Aquamicrobium sp. contains these proteins:
- the sufD gene encoding Fe-S cluster assembly protein SufD — translated: MNIHSSPVLTPAETALVEAFAERISELPGDADIALTRDNAVERLKAGLPTRRIEAWHYTDLRRLLATVPAFDPAAKPEAPRALIEGSSVLRVANGEALPAPRIEGVEIVPFGALLTAGDARAAMAPVDRDDAIGAINAAFAADGFGLTIADNAQISSPIEIQNLQAGGQVHARFPVTVGAGAKATVIERQAGSGAALISSVSSLDLGEGAEILWIIVQEQAETATHLGQFNATLGKDAKLTLFIMNAGGKLVRQEVRVDAAGEGSDFQLRGVNLLGGETHCDVTMVLDHSAPHTTSTEIVRNVATDRAHGVFQGQIRVAQIAQKTDARMACNTLLLSDDSEFSTKPELEIFADDVACGHGATVTEIDRDHLFYLMARGVDEKQARGLLIKAFLAEIVEELEDEALVAALEDKLDQWFATHG
- a CDS encoding cysteine desulfurase, yielding MAQMDQIVEHAAYDVEAVRRDFPILSRTVYGKPLVYLDNGASAQKPQVVIDTVAHAYSNEYANVHRGLHFLSNAATDAYERSRETVRRFLNAGSVDEIVFTRSATASINTVAYGWGMPNIGAGDEIVLSIMEHHSNIVPWHFIRERQGAKLVWAPVDDEGVFHLDAFEKCLTERTKLVAIAHMSNALGTVTPVKEIVRIAHARGIPVLVDGSQAAVHMPVDVQDLGCDWYVFTGHKVYGPSGIGVLYGRKDRLAEMRPFEGGGEMIETVTEETVTYNEPPHRFEAGTPPIVQAIGLGAALEYMERIGRERIAAHEAELTAYAHERLRAINSLRIFGNAPGKGAIVSFELEGIHAHDVSMLIDRSGVAVRAGTHCAQPLLKRFGVTSTCRASFAMYNTRAEIDVLAEALEKARGFFG
- a CDS encoding SUF system Fe-S cluster assembly protein — protein: MTTMDETRNDTEDAGAPADSVFSASAIPEDELVRLTDDIIGALKTVYDPEIPADIYELGLIYRIDIEDDRSVKIDMTLTAPGCPVAGEMPGWVENAVGAVEGVSGVAVKMTFDPPWSPDRMSEEARVAVGWY
- the sufA gene encoding Fe-S cluster assembly scaffold SufA; amino-acid sequence: MSRFQVMTMTDAAAARVREIVASRAGALGLRVGVKKGGCAGMEYTVDLVTEPVAGEDHIEREGAEVWIAPAAVLFLLGTEMDFETTKLRTGFTFRNPNQSSACGCGESVELKPADLKALAEARAAADAA